One segment of Anatilimnocola aggregata DNA contains the following:
- a CDS encoding DUF58 domain-containing protein — protein MAVEKYLKPEVINQIKRLDLRAQFVVKGFLQGLHASPFHGFSVEFSEHRRYSTGDDPKDIDWLVFAKTDKYYVKKFEAETNITGYLVMDLSSSMGYTLRQELTKFDYAICLAASLCYLMILQQDPCGLITFDEKIRDSLPPKSKRTQLGNVLAHLAKLKPTGPTDIGRSLTQVAAMLRHKSLVMVFSDLLTDPIPVFQALRRLRHRGHDVILFHILDEAEVAFPFDGMVEFEDPETNEKVVVDASAYRKDYQSEIEAFRALYKQECFQTRVDYVPLDTSMQFDRALLEYLTSRKDRG, from the coding sequence ATGGCCGTCGAAAAGTATTTAAAACCCGAAGTGATCAACCAGATCAAGCGACTCGATCTGCGCGCTCAGTTCGTCGTGAAAGGCTTCTTGCAGGGTTTGCATGCCAGCCCGTTTCACGGCTTCTCGGTCGAGTTCAGCGAGCATCGCCGCTATTCGACCGGCGACGACCCGAAGGATATCGATTGGCTCGTCTTCGCGAAGACCGACAAGTACTACGTCAAGAAGTTTGAAGCGGAGACCAACATCACCGGCTACCTGGTGATGGACCTTAGTTCGTCGATGGGCTACACGCTGCGGCAGGAACTGACGAAGTTCGATTACGCCATCTGTCTCGCGGCCTCGCTCTGTTACTTGATGATTCTGCAGCAAGATCCCTGCGGACTCATTACCTTCGACGAAAAGATCCGCGACTCGCTGCCCCCGAAGAGCAAGCGGACGCAACTGGGGAACGTCCTCGCGCACCTGGCGAAGCTGAAACCAACCGGCCCGACCGATATTGGCCGCAGCCTGACGCAGGTGGCGGCGATGCTGCGGCACAAAAGCCTGGTGATGGTCTTTTCCGATCTGCTGACCGATCCAATACCGGTTTTTCAAGCGCTGCGACGACTGCGTCATCGCGGTCACGACGTCATCTTGTTCCACATCCTGGACGAAGCTGAAGTCGCGTTTCCCTTCGACGGCATGGTCGAGTTCGAAGATCCGGAAACGAACGAGAAGGTAGTCGTTGACGCGTCTGCCTATCGCAAGGACTATCAAAGTGAGATCGAAGCCTTCCGCGCGCTCTACAAGCAAGAGTGTTTTCAAACGCGCGTCGACTATGTGCCGCTCGACACCAGCATGCAATTCGACCGCGCGCTGCTCGAGTATCTCACCAGTCGCAAAGACCGGGGCTGA
- a CDS encoding glycosyltransferase family 39 protein, giving the protein MKSTPLLLIVAVVVGTVLRCYQASESLWLDELHTSWTVSGSLTEVYERAAIGNQSPLYFWLVWLFTFLPGPAEIVLRLPSLLAGCSLPVAVFWLTRKFVSAASDEEDDTAPLLAAWLTVVDPLAIAYSQEARPYALLMLLAVVHIGLLLNVLAQANWPARIAWIITGALLVHLHYTAGLLLVAEVVALAMISYAYAPAQRREFLLQRGMDLLLMCLLIVPALPGIATVAARKGNWETFVARPEALDLFSLFPWTIAAVVLIVANGWRQVVSQRSLIVLSCWLFVPLIVAWTATRFGWVAIFYPRYLLFAVPPTLVMAALCSSLTKNVNWQPAVIGVLLAIAVGNSGLIQNLRATGRPLPGRNEDWRAAVAELNEQLKTSPAPVLVRSGLIEADELPAREDSLFLQYCLLPVRGIYRANFADDQLFPLPTKNPGQLSAKARSALVAKGEAWLLIRTTSATKKQQLLAQIGESLGPKYRIETDEPKTWGGVFLQRVRVREK; this is encoded by the coding sequence TTGAAGTCCACTCCTCTCTTGCTCATTGTTGCCGTCGTCGTTGGAACAGTGCTGCGCTGTTATCAAGCAAGTGAAAGTCTCTGGCTTGACGAATTGCACACTTCGTGGACTGTCAGCGGGTCGCTCACCGAAGTCTACGAGCGGGCAGCCATTGGCAATCAATCGCCCCTTTACTTCTGGCTGGTGTGGCTCTTCACATTCTTGCCTGGACCGGCGGAGATTGTGCTGCGTCTGCCGAGCCTCCTCGCCGGCTGCTCGCTGCCGGTCGCTGTTTTTTGGCTGACCAGAAAATTCGTAAGCGCTGCGAGTGACGAGGAAGACGATACCGCGCCACTGCTGGCCGCGTGGTTGACGGTCGTCGATCCGCTGGCGATTGCCTACTCGCAAGAGGCGCGGCCCTATGCGCTGCTGATGTTGCTGGCGGTCGTGCATATCGGGCTCTTATTGAATGTACTCGCCCAGGCGAATTGGCCGGCGCGCATTGCTTGGATAATCACTGGTGCGCTGCTGGTGCATCTGCATTACACCGCGGGATTGTTGCTGGTGGCCGAAGTCGTGGCGCTGGCGATGATCTCCTATGCTTACGCGCCGGCCCAGCGACGTGAGTTCCTGTTGCAGCGGGGCATGGACTTGCTGCTGATGTGCTTGCTGATAGTCCCCGCACTTCCGGGCATTGCAACTGTCGCCGCGCGCAAGGGAAACTGGGAAACGTTTGTCGCCCGGCCCGAGGCGCTCGATCTCTTCAGCCTCTTTCCTTGGACGATTGCGGCGGTGGTCTTGATCGTCGCCAACGGTTGGCGACAAGTTGTTTCGCAGCGAAGTTTGATCGTCCTCAGTTGCTGGCTCTTCGTCCCGCTGATCGTGGCGTGGACCGCAACGCGCTTTGGCTGGGTTGCGATCTTTTATCCGCGGTATCTGCTGTTCGCAGTGCCGCCGACGCTGGTGATGGCCGCCCTCTGCTCGAGTCTGACAAAAAATGTGAACTGGCAACCAGCAGTGATCGGAGTTCTGTTGGCCATCGCGGTCGGCAACAGCGGGTTGATTCAGAATCTGCGCGCGACAGGCAGGCCACTTCCCGGCCGCAATGAAGACTGGCGCGCGGCCGTGGCGGAACTCAACGAGCAGCTCAAAACTTCTCCCGCCCCCGTGCTGGTGCGGAGCGGGCTGATCGAGGCGGATGAACTCCCGGCCCGCGAGGATTCTCTCTTTTTGCAATACTGCCTGCTCCCCGTGCGGGGCATATACCGAGCGAACTTCGCCGACGATCAACTTTTTCCCCTCCCCACCAAAAACCCCGGCCAACTTAGCGCCAAGGCCCGCTCGGCATTGGTCGCAAAGGGAGAAGCATGGCTGCTCATCCGCACGACGAGTGCCACCAAGAAGCAACAACTGCTCGCTCAAATAGGAGAGTCGCTGGGACCGAAGTACCGAATCGAAACGGACGAGCCGAAAACCTGGGGCGGTGTCTTTTTGCAGCGAGTGCGGGTCCGCGAGAAGTAG
- a CDS encoding trypsin-like peptidase domain-containing protein: MIFNSQRLLGLLLGTWLLAGVNSAPAQEPSGLQAAVALESVLVDTIAKAEKSVVAVARLRKQSPDASPAAELGEGLSGEGADLFSDPTRPDYVPHDFGSGVVIDSRGLILTTYHVVGDIRVSRYLVWIGKKPYPATVKAADPWLDLAVLKIEANELQALALGDAKSLKKGQIVLALGNPYAIARDGEPSATWGIIANLARPAPPAPERTGAGATEGRFTLHHYGNLIQTDARLELGSSGGALVNLKGELIGITTSLAALVGYEKSGGFAIPVDEDFRRSLETLKSGRVPEYGFLGVAPTFLAAEERRQGRFGARLLDVVPSTPAAKSGLQPGDVITHVEGEPISDELQLIRRLSGLPADTNVQLTLERGGGANRRGKVVTSKVTLSKKRVEGPRPAFAEQPDPSWRGLRVEYATATPQFRDHSRDLDPEGSLGVIDVEKDSAAWKAGLRPGEFISHVGKSRVTTPKQFYQATADLRGSVSLKLSGLLTGTETRTIAAE, translated from the coding sequence ATGATATTCAACTCCCAGCGCTTGCTCGGTTTGCTCTTAGGTACCTGGCTGCTGGCTGGTGTTAACTCCGCACCAGCCCAGGAGCCATCCGGGCTGCAAGCTGCCGTCGCGCTGGAATCGGTATTGGTCGATACTATCGCGAAAGCCGAGAAGTCGGTTGTCGCTGTCGCCCGCCTGCGCAAGCAATCGCCCGATGCTTCGCCAGCTGCCGAATTAGGTGAAGGCTTGTCCGGCGAAGGGGCCGATCTCTTCAGCGATCCCACTCGCCCCGACTATGTGCCGCACGACTTCGGCTCTGGCGTTGTGATCGATTCTCGTGGGCTGATTCTCACTACTTATCACGTCGTAGGCGATATCCGGGTTTCGCGCTATCTCGTTTGGATCGGCAAGAAGCCCTACCCAGCCACCGTCAAAGCGGCTGACCCGTGGCTCGATCTGGCTGTACTGAAAATCGAAGCGAATGAGCTGCAGGCCCTGGCACTGGGTGATGCGAAGTCGCTGAAAAAGGGACAGATCGTCCTGGCCCTCGGCAATCCATACGCGATTGCCCGCGATGGCGAGCCGAGCGCCACCTGGGGCATCATCGCCAATCTGGCTCGTCCCGCCCCGCCTGCTCCCGAACGAACCGGAGCGGGTGCCACCGAAGGTCGATTCACTCTGCATCACTACGGTAATCTAATTCAAACCGATGCCCGCCTCGAACTGGGCAGCAGCGGCGGAGCACTCGTCAATTTGAAGGGGGAGTTGATCGGCATCACCACTTCACTGGCCGCGCTGGTTGGTTATGAAAAGAGTGGCGGCTTTGCGATTCCCGTCGATGAGGATTTTCGCCGGTCACTGGAAACGCTCAAGTCGGGGCGAGTTCCGGAGTATGGCTTTCTCGGCGTTGCTCCCACTTTTCTTGCTGCCGAAGAGCGCCGCCAAGGCCGCTTCGGCGCGCGGCTACTCGATGTTGTTCCCTCCACACCCGCGGCCAAGTCGGGCCTGCAACCTGGCGATGTGATCACGCATGTCGAAGGGGAGCCGATCAGCGACGAGTTGCAACTGATTCGCCGCTTGAGTGGTTTGCCCGCCGATACGAACGTTCAACTAACGCTTGAGCGCGGCGGTGGTGCAAATCGTCGCGGCAAAGTGGTGACGTCTAAAGTCACACTCTCGAAGAAGCGCGTCGAAGGACCGCGCCCTGCCTTTGCAGAACAACCGGACCCCAGCTGGCGCGGACTCCGCGTCGAGTACGCGACGGCCACTCCGCAGTTTCGCGATCACAGCCGAGATCTTGATCCGGAAGGAAGCCTGGGGGTGATCGATGTCGAGAAAGACTCGGCAGCCTGGAAGGCGGGACTGAGGCCCGGTGAGTTCATTAGTCATGTGGGTAAGTCGCGCGTCACCACACCCAAGCAGTTCTATCAAGCAACCGCTGACTTGCGGGGAAGTGTCTCGCTTAAATTGAGCGGTCTGCTGACCGGCACCGAGACGCGCACCATCGCTGCTGAATAA
- the recA gene encoding recombinase RecA — protein sequence MAKKEKAPKDSGKAKLAALIEGNEVLKATLQNIEKQFGDGSIMPLGGDRTLAISGIPTGSLALDVALGGQGIPRGRIIEIFGPESSGKTTLALHVIAEAQKKDGVCAIIDAEHAFDPTWGKKLGVQLDTLLVSQPASGEEAMQITEMLVKSNAVDVIVVDSVAALVPRAELEGDIGDTHVGLQARLMSQSMRKLTGVIAKSKTAVIFINQIREKIGVTYGSPETTPGGRALKFYCSCRIDVRRVTQIKEGEDVVGQRVRAKIVKNKVAPPFRVAEFDMMHTNGISFEGDVLDMGVEQKVLTRSGSWFKYNDAYIGQGKEKARAYLAENTAIRDEIRDKILASGIVGVKEVAPEPGEEDEGGPDE from the coding sequence ATGGCAAAAAAAGAGAAGGCTCCCAAGGATAGCGGCAAGGCCAAGCTGGCCGCGCTGATTGAGGGTAACGAGGTCCTGAAGGCCACCCTTCAGAATATCGAAAAGCAATTCGGCGATGGCTCGATCATGCCCCTAGGTGGCGATCGCACCTTGGCCATTTCTGGCATTCCGACCGGCAGCCTGGCACTCGACGTGGCGCTCGGCGGACAGGGCATTCCTCGCGGCCGCATCATCGAGATCTTTGGCCCAGAATCGAGCGGTAAAACAACCCTCGCACTGCATGTGATTGCCGAAGCTCAGAAAAAAGATGGCGTGTGCGCGATCATCGACGCCGAACATGCTTTCGACCCGACCTGGGGCAAAAAGCTGGGCGTGCAGCTCGATACGTTGCTCGTCAGCCAACCGGCCAGCGGCGAAGAGGCGATGCAAATCACCGAAATGCTGGTGAAATCGAACGCAGTCGATGTGATCGTGGTCGACTCGGTGGCAGCCCTCGTGCCGCGGGCGGAATTGGAAGGTGACATCGGCGATACGCACGTCGGCCTGCAAGCTCGCTTGATGAGCCAGTCGATGCGTAAGCTGACCGGGGTGATCGCCAAGAGCAAGACAGCGGTCATCTTCATCAACCAGATTCGCGAAAAGATCGGCGTTACCTACGGCAGCCCGGAAACAACTCCCGGTGGTCGCGCTCTCAAGTTCTACTGCTCGTGCCGGATCGATGTCCGCCGCGTCACCCAAATCAAAGAGGGTGAAGATGTGGTCGGCCAGCGGGTACGGGCCAAGATCGTGAAGAACAAGGTCGCACCACCCTTCCGCGTGGCGGAATTCGACATGATGCATACTAACGGCATCAGCTTCGAAGGGGACGTGCTCGACATGGGTGTCGAACAGAAAGTCCTCACCCGGAGCGGTTCGTGGTTTAAGTACAACGATGCCTACATTGGCCAGGGCAAAGAGAAGGCCCGGGCCTACCTGGCCGAGAATACCGCGATTCGCGACGAAATTCGTGATAAGATTCTGGCGTCGGGAATCGTTGGCGTGAAGGAAGTCGCCCCCGAACCTGGTGAAGAAGATGAAGGCGGTCCTGACGAATAG
- a CDS encoding VOC family protein — MKIVELNHVAIHVADLERSRAFFRDVLQLAEIERPAFDFPGAWFRLGTQQELHLIAGRQLATHSHNRGDHWALMVDDLDAWEAHLTSVGYPHFPRKRRPDGAGQVFLIDPDGHYIELCTPPGVISSEQAK; from the coding sequence ATGAAAATCGTGGAACTAAATCATGTGGCCATTCACGTCGCCGACCTTGAGCGCAGCCGGGCTTTCTTTCGAGACGTACTACAGCTAGCGGAGATTGAGCGTCCGGCGTTCGACTTCCCGGGTGCCTGGTTTCGCCTGGGAACGCAGCAGGAATTGCATTTGATTGCCGGGCGGCAACTCGCCACGCACTCTCACAATCGCGGCGATCACTGGGCCTTGATGGTGGACGATCTCGACGCCTGGGAGGCACATTTAACATCCGTCGGCTATCCGCATTTCCCGCGCAAACGTCGTCCCGATGGCGCGGGGCAGGTCTTTTTGATCGATCCCGATGGCCACTACATCGAACTTTGCACCCCTCCTGGTGTCATTTCCAGCGAGCAGGCAAAATAA
- a CDS encoding TPR end-of-group domain-containing protein translates to MSDPNRIRRQQILREAEGYLDLITVFGGRWPCRPDARDQVALRVLATLDRIDNPGGLRAHMLFLRGQALRTMERYGDAVKPLREAADLEPENFHIRLALGWCYKRVKRLDLAIQSLEEALEADAEQAILHYNLACYWSLAGNAKIACSYLAQAFDLQPDYRELVGSERDFDPIRRHPYFQSLTSVIV, encoded by the coding sequence ATGTCTGACCCCAACCGCATCCGCCGCCAACAGATCCTTCGGGAAGCCGAAGGTTATTTGGATCTCATCACTGTCTTTGGCGGTCGTTGGCCGTGTCGACCCGATGCTCGCGACCAGGTGGCTTTGCGAGTGCTGGCAACGCTGGATCGCATTGATAACCCAGGTGGCTTGCGAGCTCATATGTTGTTCCTCCGCGGGCAGGCCCTGCGAACGATGGAACGGTACGGCGACGCGGTCAAGCCGCTGCGCGAAGCAGCTGATCTTGAGCCCGAGAATTTCCACATTCGCTTGGCTCTTGGCTGGTGCTACAAACGGGTGAAGCGGCTCGATCTCGCCATTCAATCGTTGGAAGAAGCGCTCGAAGCTGATGCCGAACAGGCGATTCTGCACTACAACCTGGCTTGCTACTGGAGCCTGGCTGGCAACGCGAAGATTGCCTGCTCTTATCTTGCCCAAGCTTTCGACTTGCAGCCCGATTATCGCGAGCTGGTCGGCAGCGAGCGGGATTTCGATCCGATCCGCCGGCACCCTTACTTTCAATCGCTGACGAGCGTCATCGTTTGA
- a CDS encoding WecB/TagA/CpsF family glycosyltransferase: MTICVRPERINLMGVAIDPLTMSQAVETVLAWTAKPGPCRYVVTPNVDHIVLLQHHEDLQAAYEGAELILADGAPVVWASHLLGRRLPDRIPGSDLTPAIFAAVPPDRILKTYLLGAMPGVAEVAAQNIERRWPQVKVTGCYSPPLGFEKSAEENDKILAQIAAAEPDLLIVGVGAPKQELWVHRHRERIAARAALCVGATIDFLAGEKRRAPVWMRGMGIEWMHRLATEPRRLASRYARDAWIFPQLVLKSYLNR, translated from the coding sequence ATGACAATCTGTGTTCGGCCGGAACGCATCAACTTGATGGGCGTCGCCATCGATCCGCTGACCATGAGCCAGGCGGTCGAAACTGTCCTGGCATGGACTGCCAAGCCAGGACCGTGCCGCTATGTCGTCACGCCGAACGTCGACCACATCGTGCTGCTGCAACACCACGAAGACCTGCAAGCTGCCTATGAAGGTGCAGAACTAATTCTGGCCGATGGCGCGCCAGTGGTCTGGGCGTCGCACTTGCTCGGCCGACGACTTCCCGACCGCATTCCGGGCTCCGACCTGACGCCGGCGATCTTCGCCGCCGTGCCGCCAGATCGAATCCTGAAGACCTACTTGCTGGGCGCAATGCCCGGCGTGGCCGAAGTAGCAGCCCAGAACATCGAGCGCCGCTGGCCGCAGGTGAAGGTAACCGGTTGCTACAGCCCGCCACTGGGCTTTGAAAAATCTGCGGAAGAAAACGACAAGATCCTTGCACAGATCGCCGCTGCCGAGCCCGACTTGCTGATCGTGGGGGTCGGTGCTCCTAAGCAGGAGTTGTGGGTACATCGCCATCGCGAGCGTATTGCAGCCCGGGCCGCGCTGTGTGTTGGCGCGACGATCGACTTCCTGGCAGGTGAAAAACGCCGCGCGCCGGTTTGGATGCGCGGGATGGGCATCGAATGGATGCACCGCTTAGCAACGGAACCACGTCGGCTGGCCAGTCGTTACGCCCGCGATGCCTGGATCTTCCCGCAACTGGTGCTGAAGTCTTATTTGAACCGGTAA
- a CDS encoding lysophospholipid acyltransferase family protein yields MLSGATVRWHEIQPDPCQRIYFANHTSHLDALVLWSSLPRPVREVTRPVAAKDYWSKDPVRRYISSCFNAMLIDREEIKVHQSPVDVMIREIGLKYSLIVFPEGTRNRDEEMQEFKSGLYYLSKKRPDLELVPVYIDNLNRVLPRGEFLPVPLLSCITFGPPMWLEPKESKVEFLKRAREAVRRLKEV; encoded by the coding sequence ATGCTGAGCGGGGCAACCGTGCGCTGGCACGAGATCCAGCCCGATCCTTGTCAGCGCATCTACTTTGCCAATCACACCAGCCATCTCGATGCCCTGGTCCTGTGGTCGTCGTTGCCGCGGCCGGTGCGGGAAGTCACCCGTCCGGTCGCTGCCAAAGACTACTGGTCGAAAGACCCGGTTCGCCGGTACATCTCTAGCTGTTTCAACGCGATGCTGATCGACCGCGAAGAGATCAAGGTGCACCAGAGTCCGGTCGATGTGATGATTCGCGAGATCGGCCTGAAATACTCGCTGATAGTATTCCCCGAAGGAACGCGCAACCGCGACGAAGAAATGCAGGAGTTCAAGAGCGGGCTGTATTACCTAAGTAAGAAACGCCCCGATCTGGAACTCGTTCCCGTTTACATCGACAACTTGAATCGAGTTTTGCCACGTGGAGAGTTCCTGCCGGTGCCGCTCTTGAGTTGCATCACGTTTGGCCCGCCAATGTGGCTGGAACCGAAGGAATCGAAAGTCGAGTTTTTAAAGCGGGCCCGCGAAGCGGTGCGCCGGCTGAAAGAAGTATGA
- a CDS encoding phosphatidate cytidylyltransferase, whose product MSPASSFITDSFALAGQLTWLPEIRANIPQIKLDARTNILLGTVLVLLFAAYIVGRVLKRQPESTANPAVVRTFNLRVRAWWMMFSILIAGFVMGYSVTLVLFGVISFWALREFITMTPTRRGDHRALFWTFFLFTPLQYLLVGLGKEFYAIYTVMIPVYASLIIPARIAFSGDPKRFLERTAKIQAGLLICVYSLSHAPAILSLDLTDSSKNPWDLSAAATNNAGTLADEMPPTEPAISAAPPLPVVKVAKEPGSNAGLLFYFILLVQLNDVFQYGWGILLGKHVIAPQINASRTWEGLIGGCLCTMLVGTLLFWATPFEVWEAACISLIVAIMGSAGGITMSAIKRDRGVRDYGTLVQGHAGVLDRIDSLCFAAPVFFHITRFFFTQWS is encoded by the coding sequence ATGAGCCCTGCGTCGTCATTCATCACCGACAGCTTCGCGCTGGCAGGTCAATTGACCTGGCTGCCGGAAATTCGCGCCAACATTCCGCAGATCAAACTCGACGCGCGCACGAACATTCTGCTTGGTACGGTTCTGGTGCTGCTGTTCGCCGCCTATATCGTCGGCCGCGTGCTCAAGCGGCAACCAGAGAGTACTGCGAACCCGGCCGTGGTGCGGACGTTCAATCTGCGCGTGCGGGCCTGGTGGATGATGTTCTCGATCCTGATCGCGGGTTTTGTGATGGGCTATTCCGTCACACTCGTGCTGTTTGGGGTGATTTCGTTTTGGGCCCTGCGCGAATTCATCACCATGACGCCGACGCGCCGCGGCGACCACCGCGCGCTGTTTTGGACGTTCTTTCTCTTCACGCCGCTGCAGTACTTGCTCGTGGGTTTGGGCAAGGAGTTCTACGCAATTTATACCGTGATGATTCCCGTCTATGCCTCGCTGATCATTCCCGCGCGGATTGCCTTCTCGGGCGATCCCAAACGATTCTTGGAGCGAACGGCGAAGATTCAGGCCGGCCTGCTGATTTGTGTGTATTCGCTTAGCCATGCGCCGGCGATCTTAAGCCTCGATCTGACTGACTCCAGCAAGAATCCTTGGGACCTAAGTGCTGCTGCGACAAACAATGCCGGCACATTGGCGGATGAGATGCCGCCAACCGAGCCCGCGATTAGCGCCGCCCCACCGCTGCCAGTCGTGAAAGTGGCGAAGGAGCCGGGCAGTAATGCCGGCCTGCTGTTTTATTTCATTCTCCTCGTGCAGTTGAACGATGTTTTTCAATATGGTTGGGGGATTCTGCTTGGCAAGCATGTGATTGCGCCGCAGATCAACGCGAGTCGCACCTGGGAAGGATTGATTGGAGGCTGCCTTTGTACGATGCTCGTCGGCACGTTGCTGTTTTGGGCAACGCCGTTTGAAGTTTGGGAAGCAGCTTGCATTTCGCTGATTGTGGCGATCATGGGCTCAGCTGGTGGCATCACGATGTCGGCCATCAAGCGCGACCGGGGTGTGCGCGACTACGGCACGCTGGTGCAAGGCCATGCCGGAGTGCTCGACCGGATCGATTCACTCTGCTTCGCCGCCCCGGTCTTCTTTCACATCACGCGTTTTTTCTTCACACAGTGGTCATAA